A stretch of Blautia liquoris DNA encodes these proteins:
- a CDS encoding recombinase RecT, whose product MAVGNSLANRPKKMGMTAYLTTDAVKKQINSVVGGKNGTRFISSIVSAVQTTPALQECTNPSILSAALLGEALNLSPSPQLGQFYMVPYNNRKTGQKEAQFQLGYKGYLQLAERSGYYKKLNVLEIKDGELIRYDPLEEEIEVDLIEDDVVREEMPTIGYYAMFEYANGFRKTMYWSKKKMLAHADRYSQAFHLNAVENSNPKRSRVSFEDFENGNFPKGDEWKYSSFWYQDFDGMAKKTMLRQLISKWGIMSIDLQNAFEKDMAVIKDDGQPDYVDNEPQDDVVEDQEYKESEPQEAQKQSVQTPQGENQRQQVSMEDAFFG is encoded by the coding sequence ATGGCAGTAGGAAACAGTTTGGCCAACAGGCCAAAGAAGATGGGCATGACCGCATATCTGACTACGGATGCGGTAAAGAAACAGATCAACAGTGTGGTAGGTGGGAAGAATGGGACACGCTTTATTTCCAGTATTGTATCAGCAGTACAGACCACTCCAGCGCTTCAGGAGTGTACGAACCCCAGTATCTTATCAGCAGCACTTCTGGGAGAGGCATTAAACCTTTCCCCTTCCCCACAGCTGGGGCAATTTTACATGGTGCCATACAATAACCGCAAAACCGGGCAGAAGGAAGCACAGTTTCAACTTGGATATAAAGGGTATCTGCAATTGGCCGAGAGATCCGGATACTACAAGAAGCTGAATGTTCTGGAAATCAAAGATGGAGAGCTGATCCGGTATGATCCCTTGGAAGAAGAAATTGAGGTGGATCTGATCGAGGATGATGTGGTTCGTGAGGAAATGCCAACTATCGGATACTATGCGATGTTCGAGTATGCGAACGGGTTTCGAAAGACGATGTACTGGTCAAAGAAAAAGATGCTGGCACATGCGGACCGCTACAGCCAGGCATTCCACCTAAACGCCGTAGAGAACAGCAATCCAAAGCGCAGCAGGGTTTCCTTTGAAGATTTCGAGAACGGGAATTTTCCAAAAGGTGATGAATGGAAGTATTCATCGTTCTGGTACCAGGACTTTGATGGAATGGCAAAGAAAACGATGTTGAGACAATTGATCAGTAAATGGGGCATTATGAGTATTGATCTCCAGAACGCATTTGAAAAGGATATGGCAGTGATCAAAGATGATGGGCAGCCTGATTACGTCGACAATGAACCACAGGATGATGTGGTAGAAGATCAGGAATACAAGGAATCAGAGCCGCAGGAAGCACAGAAACAGTCCGTACAGACACCACAGGGAGAAAATCAGAGACAGCAGGTAAGCATGGAAGACGCGTTCTTTGGTTGA
- a CDS encoding DUF1351 domain-containing protein translates to MELRIMSPQENDFIKEIQWNNEELKQEITATMQEYKSLAFTEENIKDAKADRAKLNKLRTAFEDERKKIKKQCMEPYTKFEKQVKEIVSLIDEPIALIDSQIKEVDDQKKAQKQKDIEELFGSLGFQNFVTLDKIFDPKWLNASVAMSKIEEQMKSQMFQIGHELETIRKLPEFAFEAKELYKKTLDMNQAIQEGQRLAEIQKRKLAYETEQKAKEEELKRQTELRQKETATQKAQEKSKSVTESKKEDNSENSPESQQDQKTDPIMSIDFRAWGTREQLMGIRQYMLDNNIKFGKVE, encoded by the coding sequence ATGGAACTGAGAATTATGAGTCCACAGGAAAATGACTTTATAAAAGAAATCCAGTGGAATAATGAGGAACTGAAGCAGGAAATTACCGCAACAATGCAGGAATACAAGAGCCTGGCTTTTACAGAGGAGAATATTAAGGACGCAAAAGCAGACCGAGCAAAGCTGAACAAGCTGCGAACAGCCTTTGAGGATGAGCGTAAGAAGATCAAGAAACAGTGCATGGAACCATACACCAAGTTCGAAAAACAGGTAAAAGAAATCGTTTCATTGATAGATGAACCCATTGCTTTAATTGATTCACAGATCAAAGAAGTTGACGACCAGAAGAAAGCTCAAAAGCAGAAAGATATTGAAGAGTTGTTTGGATCCCTTGGTTTTCAAAACTTTGTTACTCTGGATAAAATATTTGACCCGAAATGGCTAAATGCATCAGTGGCGATGTCAAAGATTGAGGAGCAGATGAAGAGCCAGATGTTTCAGATCGGACATGAGCTTGAAACAATCCGGAAGCTTCCGGAATTTGCTTTTGAAGCAAAGGAGCTATATAAGAAAACACTGGACATGAATCAGGCAATCCAGGAAGGCCAGAGGCTGGCAGAGATACAGAAACGGAAGCTTGCTTATGAAACAGAACAGAAAGCCAAGGAGGAAGAGCTCAAGCGTCAAACGGAACTGAGACAGAAAGAGACAGCAACACAGAAAGCTCAGGAAAAATCGAAATCGGTTACAGAATCAAAGAAAGAAGACAATTCAGAGAATTCTCCGGAGTCTCAGCAGGATCAGAAGACAGATCCAATCATGAGCATTGATTTCAGAGCATGGGGCACAAGAGAACAGCTGATGGGGATCCGTCAGTACATGTTAGATAACAACATCAAATTTGGAAAGGTGGAGTAG
- a CDS encoding YqaJ viral recombinase family nuclease: protein MEERYTIIDTKDHDAWLKARTFGIGGSDAAAVLGLTPYKTNTELYEEKTGQWTPEDISDKPYVKYGTMAEPLIRELFSLDYPEYKVEYHENRILRSNKYPFMQASLDGELTDQDGRRGILEIKTSNIRNGRMFDKWKERIPDNYYIQVLHYLLVTGYQFVVLRAHLRTDWGGAGRQTSVRHYFIERSEVTDDLDMLLEVEQRFWNCVESGRKPPLILPEI, encoded by the coding sequence ATGGAAGAAAGATACACCATAATCGATACAAAAGATCATGATGCCTGGCTAAAAGCCCGTACCTTTGGAATTGGTGGATCCGATGCTGCAGCTGTCCTGGGACTTACTCCATACAAGACAAACACAGAATTGTATGAGGAGAAGACAGGGCAGTGGACTCCGGAAGATATTTCGGACAAACCCTATGTCAAGTATGGCACTATGGCAGAACCGCTGATCCGGGAACTGTTTTCATTGGATTATCCGGAATATAAAGTTGAGTATCATGAGAACAGAATATTGAGAAGTAACAAATATCCCTTTATGCAAGCTTCACTGGACGGAGAACTTACTGATCAGGATGGCCGCCGGGGTATTTTGGAGATTAAAACCAGCAACATCAGGAACGGAAGAATGTTTGACAAATGGAAAGAGCGAATACCGGATAACTACTACATACAGGTTTTACATTACTTACTTGTTACTGGTTATCAATTTGTAGTCCTGCGAGCCCACTTGAGAACAGACTGGGGCGGCGCAGGTCGGCAGACATCGGTCCGGCATTATTTTATCGAACGTTCAGAGGTTACGGACGATCTGGACATGCTCCTGGAAGTGGAGCAGAGGTTTTGGAACTGTGTGGAGAGCGGTAGGAAACCGCCACTGATATTACCAGAAATTTAG
- a CDS encoding helix-turn-helix domain-containing protein codes for MYARIKTLCEKKGISIAFLERELELPRGSIYKWGKNEPGVIKVQKVANYFKVTMEDLLKKKECE; via the coding sequence TTGTACGCACGAATTAAAACTCTGTGTGAAAAAAAGGGGATCTCTATTGCATTTCTTGAAAGAGAATTAGAATTGCCACGAGGCAGTATTTACAAATGGGGGAAAAACGAGCCAGGAGTAATCAAAGTACAAAAGGTAGCGAATTATTTTAAGGTTACTATGGAAGATTTATTGAAGAAAAAGGAGTGTGAATGA
- a CDS encoding helix-turn-helix domain-containing protein — protein MGLYEQIRDIAKEKGYSINRLEKELGFARSSINKFNKNMPSADKVQQIADFLHVSVDYLMTGKKESENNETRLNAKDEKDIAKRLQDTLEDLENGQTALAFSGEPLDDETRELLKISLENSLRIAKINAKKKFTPKKYRK, from the coding sequence ATGGGGCTATATGAACAAATAAGAGACATTGCAAAAGAAAAAGGTTATTCAATAAATCGGTTAGAGAAAGAATTGGGCTTTGCCAGAAGTTCAATTAATAAATTCAATAAAAACATGCCAAGTGCAGACAAAGTCCAACAGATAGCTGATTTCTTGCATGTCTCTGTAGATTATCTCATGACTGGCAAAAAAGAATCAGAAAATAATGAGACAAGGCTTAATGCAAAAGATGAAAAAGATATCGCTAAAAGGTTACAAGATACGCTTGAAGATCTGGAGAATGGCCAGACTGCGCTTGCTTTCAGTGGCGAACCATTAGATGATGAGACTCGTGAATTACTTAAAATTAGTCTTGAAAATAGTTTGAGAATAGCCAAGATTAATGCAAAAAAGAAATTTACGCCAAAAAAATACCGTAAGTGA
- a CDS encoding ImmA/IrrE family metallo-endopeptidase, which produces MAKAMGTILLFEDLGSINGYYNKFLRIKQIHINSNLDSHLKRFTCAHELGHSIYHPDANTPFLRDCTFMSTNRLEIEANTFAMYFLITNDDLVECQCDTTNQLARYFGYTKEMIELRLKGGPS; this is translated from the coding sequence ATGGCAAAAGCTATGGGTACGATTCTACTATTTGAAGATTTAGGATCTATTAATGGATATTATAATAAGTTTCTACGGATTAAACAGATTCATATAAATAGCAATCTTGATTCACATTTGAAAAGATTCACCTGTGCACATGAATTAGGGCATAGCATTTATCATCCGGATGCAAATACTCCATTTTTACGAGACTGCACATTTATGTCTACAAACCGTCTAGAAATTGAAGCTAATACCTTCGCAATGTATTTTTTAATAACAAATGATGATTTGGTTGAGTGTCAATGTGATACAACGAATCAGTTAGCTAGATACTTTGGGTATACAAAAGAGATGATTGAATTAAGGTTAAAAGGAGGGCCATCCTGA